Proteins encoded within one genomic window of Trichoderma asperellum chromosome 2, complete sequence:
- a CDS encoding uncharacterized protein (EggNog:ENOG41), with translation MAGIYTFVGSGQHEYFAKTITKPSHVKTTPRETFHYNFSDIPESVLSDSQTLCQHCSVLQLESVRLTQTASPNRNYPPGFEADPPELKADVPGFEADLEYHRKDTVPSLPRLAESADAGCGFCCLLRNAVIQHFKRYHLERLPDDTIEMVRIRHYWNFGLTAFTVYSPAFDRPWHRYDYLTFRVSANLNDECASVFDIYTKRIPDSVISPAGIFTLKKWVLGSKEEKASLKALFRPTRLLHVGGRKESGLIRLVETHGYPNMDEKPQQYLALSYCWGKDGPSLKTTKSNYAHLQKSISYSAMPKAYQDTVCVARALGVKYIWIDALCIIQDDRGDWEKESRMMAEIFQNSLTTVILLRTASCNEGFLERNPSIKINYQNRQWNVRGSFFLRHMPFSYLDAESAIRGEPSFSNRPVSLELRHSPWQTRGWTFQEDMFSMRKLYFGQLMMYWDSLKPVDIMRTEDTIINDRLNRVDENAETSIIHSSEPWRGDYDYDGWYYPMLNYCKKTLTYETDRLAAVSSYAKLVAGKSGDTYVAGLWKKNLHRGLLWKIDRRQRRTFSGLMRQLSKPSGYIAPSWSWASHHSILHFDLSDGIMQPECEVLEAKTRNFGGDAYGPVRNGHVSIRGKACRIPGGRLRMLPLMSPYLNVQCEWLAMDDEQYVAQCALDWRVTDGGGKQLPEASGDSVDAVEMLLISSSYTKNASAFSRKPQEWEIKEEDLPLEVMHGILLYPTGKSRNEYWRAGLFHSLADEKGGRKYFDECEERTFRII, from the exons ATGGCGGGCATCTATACTTTTGTCGGGAGTGGTCAGCATGAATATTTCGCAAAAACAATCACAAAGCCATCTCATGTAAAGACAACCCCCAGAGAGACATTTCATTATAACTTCTCAGATATCCCAGAATCTGTTTTGAGCGATTCGCAGACATTATGCCAGCACTGCAGCGTGTTGCAACTAGAAAGTGTACGCCTGACACAGACCGCCAGCCCCAATCGTAACTACCCTCCAGGTTTCGAAGCAGACCCTCCAGAGTTGAAAGCAGATGTTCCTGGGTTTGAAGCGGATCTAGAATATCACCGCAAAGATACCGTTCCCTCGCTTCCACGCCTGGCCGAGTCCGCAGATGCTGGGTGtggcttctgctgccttCTTCGAAACGCCGTAATCCAGCATTTCAAGCGGTATCATTTAGAACGCCTTCCCGATGATACGATCGAGATGGTTCGGATCCGCCATTACTGGAACTTTGGTTTGACGGCGTTTACTGTGTACAGTCCTGCCTTTGATAGACCTTGGCACAGGTATGACTACCTTACTTTTCGCGTCAGTGCCAACTTGAATG ATGAATGCGCTTCAGTCTTCGACATCTACACAAAGCGTATTCCAGATAGTGTTATATCGCCAGCCGGCATATTCACATTAAAGAAATGGGTTTTGGgcagcaaagaggaaaaggcttCTCTAAAGGCACTCTTTCGGCCTACAAGACTGCTCCACGTTGGGGGTAGAAAGGAGTCGGGTTTGATTCGTCTTGTGGAGACCCATGGATATCCCAACATGGATGAAAAGCCTCAGCAATACTTGGCTCTAAGCTACTGCTGGGGAAAAGATGGCCCTTCGTTGAAAACCACAAAAAGTAACTATGCTCATTTACAAAAGTCCATCTCTTATAGTGCCATGCCCAAAGCGTACCAAGATACCGTGTGTGTTGCACGAGCGCTTGGTGTGAAATATATATGGATCGATGCTCTGTGCATTATTCAAGATGACAGGGGTGACTGGGAAAAAGAGTCCCGAATGATGGCAGAGATCTTTCAAAATTCCTTGACTACGGTtatactactccgtacagcaTCATGCAACGAAGGCTTTCTGGAGCGGAACCCAAGTATCAAGATCAATTACCAAAACCGCCAGTGGAATGTTCGCGGctcattttttcttcgccaCATGCCCTTTTCCTATTTAGACGCAGAGTCTGCCATACGTGGTGAACCTAGCTTCTCAAATCGACCAGTCTCGTTGGAACTTCGACACTCACCCTGGCAGACTCGCGGCTGGACATTTCAAGAGGATATGTTTTCAATgagaaaactatattttgGACAGCTCATGATGTATTGGGACTCTCTCAAGCCTGTCGATATTATGAGAACAGAGGACACAATCATTAACGACAGGTTAAATCGCGTTGACGAGAACGCTGAAACTTCAATCATCCATTCGTCTGAGCCATGGAGAGGTGACTACGATTACGACGGATGGTATTACCCAATGCTCAATTACTGCAAAAAGACTCTTACGTACGAGACCGATAGGTTAGCTGCGGTGTCTTCGTATGCGAAGCTCGTGGCAGGTAAGAGTGGAGATACATATGTAGCTGGCttgtggaagaagaatctCCATCGTGGTCTGCTTTGGAAGATAGACAGAAGGCAACGCAGGACTTTCAGTGGGCTGATGAGACAATTATCAAAGCCCTCTGGATACATTGCGCCATCTTGGTCATGGGCAAGCCATCATAGTATCTTGCACTTTGATCTTTCAGATGGCATAATGCAGCCCGAGTGCGAGGTCCTCGAAGCCAAGACAAGGAACTTTGGAGGTGATGCATATGGTCCCGTACGCAATGGACACGTCTCGATCCGCGGAAAAGCCTGCAGAATCCCTGGCGGAAGGCTTCGAATGCTGCCTCTAATGTCCCCTTACCTCAATGTGCAGTGCGAGTGGCTGGCTATGGATGATGAGCAGTACGTCGCTCAGTGTGCTCTCGATTGGAGAGTGACAGATGGTGGCGGTAAGCAGCTGCCAGAGGCAAGTGGTGACTCTGTTGATGCAGTTGAGATGCTTCTCATTTCCAGCAGCTATACGAAGAATGCGAGCGCATTCTCCAGGAAGCCGCAGGAGTGGGAAATCAAAGAGGAGGACCTGCCACTTGAAGTCATGCATGGTATTTTGCTCTATCCGACTGGAAAGTCACGAAATGAATATTGGCGAGCTGGATTGTTCCATTCTTTGGCTGATGAGAAGGGGGGCAGGAAGTATTTTGATGAGTGTGAAGAGCGCACCTTTCGGATTATTTAG
- the AAD14_2 gene encoding Putative aryl-alcohol dehydrogenase aad14 (EggNog:ENOG41) → MDQVFAPAPEPKTELGRYRILSSTAGIRVSPLQLGAMSIGNSWSNFMGSMDKEQSFKLLDYFFEAGGNFIDTANCYQDDESETWLGEWMATRQNRDQMVIATKYTTDYKSHALGKGRTPNTSGNSRRSMHMSVRDSLLKLQTDWIDILYVHWWDFTSSIKEIMDSLHVLVEQGKVLYLGVSDTPAWIVSAANEYAAAFGKTPFSIYQGRWNIMLRDFEREIIPMARQYGMALAPWDVLGGGKFQTKKALEERAKKGEGLRSMHGNEQSEDERRFSEALEKVAGEHGIESITAIALAYVRAKATRVFPMVGGRKIEHLRDNIQALSIKLTQEQVEYLESVKPFEIGFPNNFIGPDPHVTGHFTGLAAASAALAVEQSPKPAGLA, encoded by the coding sequence ATGGACCAAGTCTTCGCTCCAGCCCCCGAGCCCAAAACCGAGCTTGGGAGATATCGAATCCTCTCTTCTACGGCTGGCATTCGTGTATCTCCTCTCCAACTAGGAGCAATGTCTATTGGTAATTCGTGGTCTAACTTTATGGGCTCAATGGATAAAGAACAATCTTTTAAGCTTCTCGACTATTTCTTTGAAGCTGGTGGTAACTTCATTGACACTGCGAACTGCTACCAAGATGATGAATCCGAGACATGGCTCGGCGAATGGATGGCGACACGGCAAAACCGTGACCAGATGGTCATTGCCACAAAATACACCACTGATTACAAGTCACACGCCCTTGGAAAAGGGCGGACACCTAATACTTCTGGCAACTCGCGACGAAGCATGCACATGAGTGTCCGCGACTCACTCCTCAAGCTACAAACCGATTGGATCGATATCCTCTATGTTCATTGGTGGGACTTTACCTCTTCTATCAAAGAAATCATGGATAGCCTGCACGTTCTCGTTGAGCAAGGCAAAGTTCTCTATTTGGGGGTATCCGACACGCCCGCCTGGATTGTGAGCGCGGCTAATGAGTATGCCGCTGCGTTTGGCAAGACTCCGTTTAGCATTTATCAGGGTCGCTGGAATATCATGCTGCGTGACTTTGAAAGGGAAATCATCCCAATGGCCCGTCAATATGGAATGGCTCTCGCGCCATGGGATGTTCTTGGCGGAGGCAAGTTTCAAACGAAGAAGGCGTTGGAAGAGCGGGCGAAGAAGGGCGAAGGCCTACGTTCGATGCACGGTAACGAACAGAGCGAGGACGAGAGAAGATTCAGCGAGGCGCTAGAGAAGGTTGCTGGAGAACATGGCATCGAGTCCATCACGGCAATTGCACTCGCCTACGTACGAGCCAAGGCGACCCGTGTGTTTCCCATGGTCGGCGGCCGCAAGATCGAGCATTTGAGAGACAACATTCAGGCGCTGAGCATCAAGTTGACACAAGAGCAAGTGGAGTACCTGGAGAGTGTGAAGCCCTTCGAAATTGGATTTCCCAACAACTTCATCGGGCCCGATCCCCATGTTACCGGTCACTTCACGGGGCTGGCTGCAGCGAGCGCAGCCCTCGCAGTTGAACAATCACCCAAACCGGCGGGCCTTGCGTGA
- a CDS encoding uncharacterized protein (EggNog:ENOG41), translating into MGDSDDFVRLHITPFDAELVKVVLPASVLPVARNISYHTIETFPEKRYGFVELPEADAEKLKKKLNGATLKGCKMRIEKARPEARIEPTGEEEQVPEKKRKSSKEGKDGSKKRKREIDVLEGVALHDRQVKRGWTETPTTTKKKARKDKDSKDKEKSKEKEKRKRPKSKYTEGEECLLKTKLPPNTMKNLAPGELEHKKRSKKKGSSREVVIHEFEKTTKFPSFLKASVATDRKKATEYVEGKGWVDEEGNVVEEVKEKEKPKAPQRQKKAPKPKPEPEESEDDSTSSSGTSSEGTSSENDSEEESEEESGKEVKAGAKVQAEATPKVTPPVASKVDGEEKDDDSDTSSDDSSDDSSESEDSDEEEEQPSKAAEKETPKSSSKASGSKSAPGSTKPLAIKIPPPETPTNVEVHPLEALYKRPKPDGNGPTSVPKDEPFSFFGGGEEDEEEQSSEAAPATAPMTPFTRQDFEWRHTRSAAPTPDTAHPSRMRFWGASPEKDVDMGEGDAADEQEEEEEEEGEEEGYGEGEDDESPAGGKHSATTDFQKWFWENRRDLNKSWMTRRKTAAKEKRHRENKARASKAV; encoded by the coding sequence ATGGGCGACTCCGACGATTTCGTGCGCCTTCACATCACGCCGTTTGACGCCGAACTGGTCAAGGTTGTGCTTCCTGCCTCAGTGCTCCCGGTCGCTCGTAACATCTCCTACCACACGATTGAAACATTCCCGGAGAAGCGATACGGATTTGTCGAACTTCCCGAAGCGGATGCGGAAAagttgaaaaagaagctgaacgGAGCGACGCTGAAGGGGTGCAAGATGCGGATTGAGAAGGCCCGCCCTGAGGCGCGGATAGAGCCGAccggggaagaagagcaagtccctgagaagaaaaggaaatcttctaaagaaggcaaagatgGTTCGAAGAAACGAAAGCGAGAGATAGATGTTTTGGAGGGCGTCGCGCTGCATGACCGCCAGGTAAAGCGAGGATGGACCGAGACACCGACAAcgaccaagaagaaggcaaggaaggacaaggacagcaaagataaagagaaaagtaaagagaaagagaagagaaagcgaCCAAAGTCCAAATAcacagagggagaggagtGCCTGCTGAAGACAAAGCTGCCGCCGAACACGATGAAGAATTTGGCTCCCGGAGAGTTGGAGCataagaagaggagcaagaagaagggtagTTCACGAGAGGTCGTCATCCATGAGTTTGAGAAAACTACAAAATTTCCCAGTTTTCTCAAAGCCTCTGTGGCAACGGACCGGAAAAAGGCTACTGAGTATGTGGAAGGAAAGGGATGGGTTGACGAAGAGGGTAACGTCGTGGAGGAGgtaaaggagaaggagaaaccAAAGGCACCGCAGCGGCAAAAGAAAGCTCCCAAACCCAAGCCAGAGCCCGAAGAGTCGGAAGATGatagcaccagcagcagtggtaCTTCATCAGAAGGCACATCATCGGAAAACGATTCTGAGGAAGAGTCTGAAGAAGAGTCTGGAAAGGAGGTAAAAGCTGGGGCAAAAGTGCAAGCTGAAGCAACTCCTAAAGTGACTCCCCCTGTTGCAAGCAAGGTTGACGGCGAGGAGAAGGACGATGACAGCGATACTTCAAGCGATGATTCAAGTGACGACTCAAGCGAGAGCGAAGActcagatgaagaggaagagcaacCCTCAAAAGCAGCAGAGAAGGAAACACCCAAATCTTCATCAAAAGCCAGCGGATCTAAATCCGCCCCGGGAAGCACCAAGCCCTTGGCGATTAAAATTCCACCTCCCGAGACACCAACAAATGTCGAGGTACATCCCCTAGAGGCTCTGTATAAGCGACCGAAACCCGACGGCAATGGGCCCACATCCGTTCCCAAAGACGAGCCCTTTAGTTTCTTCGGAGgcggagaggaagatgaggaagagcagTCCTCCGAAGCCGCACCAGCCACCGCGCCCATGACGCCTTTTACCCGCCAGGACTTTGAATGGCGCCACACTCGAAGTGCTGCCCCAACTCCAGATACGGCCCATCCGTCACGTATGCGCTTTTGGGGCGCTTCCCCTGAGAAAGACGTAGACatgggagaaggagatgcaGCTGATgaacaggaggaggaggaagaggaggagggagaggaagaaggctacggagaaggtgaagatgatgaaagccCTGCAGGGGGAAAACATTCTGCCACAACCGATTTCCAGAAATGGTTCTGGGAGAACAGAAGGGATTTGAATAAGTCGTGGATGACTCGCAGGAAGACGGCGgcgaaggagaaaagacatCGGGAGAATAAAGCAAGGGCGTCAAAGGCGGTGTAA
- a CDS encoding uncharacterized protein (EggNog:ENOG41), whose product MSSPIGVSFPSFMLTISGELYKPANGSPNRKGAAVVVSHPMTGVKEQTAADYARALSSAGFYALTFDAGYQGESSGEPRGLEDPHQRVEDNKAAVTYLTTLKGEVDPERIGVLGICASGGYTSYATQSDTRIKALGTVSAACVGRMTRNGGLFESNNKESPEAIAGALKAAGDWRTANANDTKTQAPRMFETDASSVPENAPSFFKSAAAYYGSKRGHHARSDQRVPPSSYDLMIGYDSFNYQHLISPRPLLMIAGSDAETLHYSRTAVEGAKDPKELFVIKGKNHFDLYDDLSESAPKLVEFYANALTQ is encoded by the coding sequence ATGTCTTCACCAATCGGGGTCTCGTTTCCATCATTCATGCTCACCATCAGCGGAGAGCTCTATAAGCCCGCCAACGGGTCCCCCAACCGCAAGGGCGCTGCCGTTGTGGTGAGCCACCCCATGACGGGGGTCAAAGAACAGACGGCAGCGGACTATGCCCGAGCTCTATCTTCAGCGGGATTCTACGCCTTGACATTTGATGCTGGCTACCAGGGTGAAAGCAGCGGCGAGCCCCGTGGGCTTGAGGATCCCCACCAACGGGTCGAGGATAACAAGGCTGCTGTTACATACTTGACCACTCTGAAGGGCGAAGTTGACCCCGAGAGAATCGGCGTCCTGGGCATCTGCGCATCGGGTGGATATACCTCGTACGCTACACAGTCCGACACCCGCATCAAGGCTCTTGGAACAGTCAGCGCCGCCTGCGTGGGTCGGATGACACGCAATGGTGGTCTCTTCGAAAGCAATAATAAAGAGTCGCCCGAAGCCATCGCTGGCGCTCTCAAAGCCGCGGGAGACTGGCGCACCGCCAATGCCAACGACACCAAAACTCAAGCACCTCGTATGTTCGAAACTGACGCATCCTCAGTACCAGAGAATGCGCCTTCATTCTTTAAATCGGCTGCCGCATACTATGGCTCAAAGCGCGGCCACCATGCTCGATCCGACCAGCGAGTTCCCCCATCGAGCTACGATTTGATGATTGGATACGACTCGTTCAACTATCAGCATCTCATTTCGCCGCGGCCGTTGCTAATGATTGCTGGCAGCGATGCTGAAACTCTGCACTATAGCAGGACGGCAGTGGAGGGGGCAAAGGACCCCAAGGAATTGTTTGTCATCAAGGGCAAGAATCATTTCGATTTATACGATGATTTATCAGAGTCGGCGCCAAAGCTGGTCGAGTTTTATGCAAATGCGCTCACCCAGTAA
- a CDS encoding uncharacterized protein (EggNog:ENOG41) has product MPKRKRSVAETVQNKLEKYRIDIFRALSSAKVYERKRFSTKLREPGITVAKKTRLEREYGVLKSLDLRQTARHHLHSNLLRIKAVETSNDIPEELRAEVPRPTLSPEEIALQNNVISILCSASSTRHALDRAITDICETIGVPVPTKSKRVRNKRKDTEEQPADREDEDNDEQEDDVKPSADSKKKKEKKEKKQETAEEDPDSESEFEGFSSDADEPRPTIEELEGSDQETAVTKYDDLLGGSSDDSEDEFDEELLAKYRGTEQVNLDDISVSGSGSEAEDEDEQDLESITGSRSPSPLPTRKPKKSTGDDGDNDDEKPKPETTKSKKEKKEEEKKKRAAKAALKAARPGDSTFLPTLMGGYISGSESASDIDAPPKKRRGQRARQAIWEKKYGAKAKHLQKQAAKGGRDAGWDMKRGAVGPEDQGRKPWKKGGRVPAGAGGRGGYSQGRGGANAHQESRPAPPPKPVKKDNEGPLHPSWEARKKAKEQQKGAAFAGSKIVFD; this is encoded by the exons ATGCCCAAACGAAAGCGCTCCGTCGCAGAAACCGTACAGAATAAATTAGAAAAATATCGAATTGATATATTTCGAGCTCTAAGCTCTGCAAAAGTCTATGAGCGAAAGCGCTTCAGCACCAAGCTGCGCGAGCCTGGAATCACAGTCGCGAAGAAGACCAGGTTAGAGCGCGAGTATGGAGTATTAAAA TCTCTCGATCTGCGGCAAACTGCCCGCCATCACCTGCACTCGAATCTTCTCCGAATCAAGGCCGTAGAAACGTCGAATGACATCCCAGAGGAGCTCCGCGCTGAAGTTCCGCGACCAACCCTTTCTCCGGAAGAAATTGCATTGCAGAATAATGTTATAAGCATTCTATGCAGTGCAAGCTCAACCAGACATGCGCTCGACCGTGCGATTACAGACATCTGCGAAACAATAGGCGTGCCTGTTCCAACCAAGTCGAAGCGTgtgagaaacaagagaaaagacaCAGAAGAGCAACCTGCAGATAGGGAAGACGAGGACAACGATGAACAAGAAGACGACGTGAAGCCTTCAGCCGACtctaagaagaagaaggagaagaaggagaagaagcaagagacTGCGGAAGAAGACCCTGACAGCGAATCTGAGTTCGAGGGCTTTAGCTCTGATGCAGACGAGCCTAGACCAACGATTGAGGAATTGGAAGGATCTGATCAAGAAACTGCGGTGACAAAATACGATGATCTGCTAGGTGGCTCTTCTGACGATAGCGAGGACGAATTTGACGAGGAGTTGTTGGCAAAGTACCGCGGGACGGAACAGGTCAATCTGGACGATATATCAGTATCCGGTTCAGGGTCcgaagctgaagatgaagacgagcaAGACCTAGAATCCATAACCGGCTCGCGGTCGCCCTCACCGTTACCAACGAGGAAGCCAAAGAAGTCAAccggcgacgacggcgacaACGACGATGAGAAGCCGAAGCCCGAGACCACGAAAAgtaagaaggagaagaaggaagaggagaagaagaagcgggcTGCCAAGGCGGCATTGAAAGCAGCCCGGCCAGGCGATTCCACTTTCCTTCCTACACTCATGGGTGGCTATATCTCCGGATCTGAGTCCGCATCCGACATTGATGCCCCGCCTAAGAAACGCCGTGGACAGCGCGCACGCCAAGCCATCTGGGAGAAAAAATACGGAGCAAAGGCGAAGCACCTTCAGAAGCAAGCCGCAAAGGGCGGCAGAGATGCCGGCTGGGACATGAAGCGCGGTGCTGTAGGACCAGAGGACCAAGGCCGAAAGCCGTGGAAAAAGGGAGGCCGCGTGCCTGCAGGGGCCGGTGGTAGAGGAGGCTATTCACAAGGCCGAGGAGGAGCAAATGCTCACCAGGAAAGCAGACCAGCCCCTCCGCCCAAGCCAGTGAAGAAGGATAATGAGGGGCCGTTACATCCCAGTTGGGAGGCCcgaaagaaagcaaaggagcagcagaagggTGCTGCATTTGCTGGCTCGAAGATTGTTTTTGATTAG
- a CDS encoding uncharacterized protein (EggNog:ENOG41), whose amino-acid sequence MSVASTIPLRQDVGELEAGTSTAMQEYNSHSDRGSGLESYFDLAQGPTASIKRPAEKQKMAFEKTTRSTSSHLPSNMSRRRATSQLASPIVDFDVATAEKPYRKRQSSQPVPGPKCYYIIDPRVPGLAWYLAKGKGNSNSPEYEVESVPACLVHTRQNHVGYLIETANRDEVTVDAGYRSASWTPKYQNGWATVAEPLQEKANINSETKSNKRVNRFERSDAEREPPSDESSVIVNRREIPLIAKSIIRQLHTIRPQERMYTTSNSEEKDGASSSEQRDLENIIEAALLEFGKLAQYSDKTRAHGEEITSENKTPAQFKLESESQRINLRPSIAADPAITLSIPETSFTIPDADHKHNVLRKDWKRGTSTATTLISPQSITSITWTKHDGHLEEPTGPPITTDSPSDENSAETRRTSSCHGHSQDQKLEASQTSLGASSVASSMTSFPKLLSRHCTREWIKPLTNLEDFHHRPSSELKYPGSESRADRPSHVPFNESSFSNSWAGDSFQSHDASSYFTNEAHQNARRSTISQSPLGNLKNFGSQIGAARHRRRSTASYDSRAPVWEDQFLPSILSRFFHNKSKGTPGSPDSKETIHSGALAPCNSPAHGHYSANNPRSGNGSFHERSPTVSVEDRARIQEVLVGGPAAMHRRRCDTCSEDNRPHICEEDMENRVR is encoded by the coding sequence ATGTCGGTCGCTTCCACCATACCTTTACGACAAGACGTTGGCGAGCTGGAAGCTGGTACATCCACTGCCATGCAAGAGTATAATTCCCATTCGGATCGTGGCTCTGGACTTGAGAGCTACTTCGATCTTGCTCAGGGCCCTACTGCGTCGATCAAAAGGCCTGCtgaaaagcaaaagatggCCTTTGAAAAGACGACCCGCTCTACATCTTCTCATCTGCCCTCTAATATGTCCCGGCGCAGGGCGACAAGCCAACTTGCTTCCCCTATTGTTGATTTTGATGTTGCTACGGCAGAGAAACCATACAGAAAGCGCCAGAGCAGTCAACCAGTACCGGGCCCCAAGTGCTACTACATTATTGATCCCAGAGTCCCCGGCTTAGCTTGGTACTTGGCAAAGGGAAAGGGCAATTCAAATTCACCAGAATATGAAGTTGAAAGCGTACCAGCTTGTTTGGTTCACACCAGGCAGAATCATGTAGGATATCTTATTGAAACAGCTAATCGAGACGAGGTGACCGTCGACGCTGGATATCGATCAGCATCTTGGACTCCAAAATACCAGAATGGCTGGGCTACCGTAGCAGAGCCTCTTcaagaaaaggcaaacatCAATTCAGAAACAAAATCCAATAAAAGGGTGAATCGATTTGAAAGAAGTGACGCTGAAAGAGAACCACCCAGCGATGAGTCGAGTGTTATCGTGAACCGCCGCGAGATTCCCCTCATAGCGAAGAGTATCATACGCCAGTTGCACACAATCCGGCCGCAAGAGCGCATGTATACCACAAGCAACAGTGAAGAAAAGGACGGGGCTTCATCATCTGAACAGCGAGATCTCGAGAATATCATCGAGGCTGCCCTGTTGGAATTTGGGAAACTAGCGCAATACAGTGATAAAACCAGGGCTCATGGGGAAGAAATTACCTCCGAGAACAAAACGCCTGCCCAATTCAAGCTTGAAAGCGAGTCTCAGCGCATTAATCTTCGGCCATCTATAGCTGCAGATCCGGCCATTACGTTGAGCATACCTGAGACATCATTTACCATCCCAGACGCTGATCACAAACACAATGTACTCAGAAAAGACTGGAAACGAGGAACTTCGACAGCGACGACGCTAATTTCACCACAAAGCATTACTTCAATCACCTGGACGAAGCATGACGGGCATTTGGAAGAGCCGACTGGGCCTCCTATAACAACAGACAGTCCTTCAGATGAGAATTCTGCCGAAACACGTCGCACCTCATCCTGTCATGGTCACAGTCAAGACCAGAAATTAGAGGCCTCGCAAACCTCTCTTGGGGCTTCCAGTGTCGCATCATCCATGACCTCGTTTCCGAAACTACTTTCACGCCATTGTACTCGAGAATGGATCAAGCCTCTTACTAATTTGGAAGACTTTCACCACAGGCCATCATCTGAACTAAAATACCCAGGATCTGAATCTCGCGCCGATCGCCCTTCCCACGTGCCGTTTAACGAGAGCTCATTCTCAAACTCTTGGGCCGGCGATAGTTTCCAATCTCATGATGCTTCCAGCTATTTTACCAATGAAGCTCATCAGAACGCCCGGCGTTCAACCATATCCCAGTCTCCACTGGGAAACTTGAAAAACTTTGGTAGTCAAATTGGCGCGGCGCGGCACCGCCGTCGAAGTACGGCATCCTACGATTCCAGGGCTCCGGTCTGGGAGGATCAATTTCTGCCAAGTATTCTAAGCAGGTTCTTCCATAACAAAAGTAAAGGAACGCCTGGAAGCCCCGATTCCAAAGAAACGATCCATTCAGGAGCTCTGGCCCCTTGCAACTCGCCGGCTCACGGCCATTATTCAGCGAATAACCCCAGATCTGGAAATGGGTCGTTTCATGAACGAAGCCCGACTGTGTCGGTGGAGGACAGAGCCAGGATACAGGAAGTCCTTGTTGGAGGCCCCGCAGCAATGCACAGGCGCCGATGCGATACGTGTTCTGAAGATAACAGGCCTCACATTTGTGAGGAAGACATGGAAAATAGAGTGAGGTGA